A genomic stretch from Engraulis encrasicolus isolate BLACKSEA-1 chromosome 12, IST_EnEncr_1.0, whole genome shotgun sequence includes:
- the rpl24 gene encoding large ribosomal subunit protein eL24 encodes MKVELCSFSGYKIYPGHGRRYARIDGKVFQFLNAKCESAFLAKRNPRQINWTVLYRRKHKKGQSEDVAKKRTRRAVKFQRAITGASLAEIMAKRNQKPEVRKAQREQAIRAAKEAKKAKQTTKKPSTGSTKAPTKAAPKQKIAKPMKVNAPRVGGKR; translated from the exons ATGAA GGTCGAACTCTGCAGCTTCAGTGGTTACAAGATCTACCCCGGTCATGGGCGGCGCTATGCCAGAATTGACGGAAAG GTATTCCAGTTCCTGAATGCCAAGTGCGAGTCCGCCTTCCTGGCCAAGAGGAATCCCAGGCAGATCAACTGGACTGTGCTTTACAGACGTAAGCACAAGAAGGGACAGTCT GAAGATGTGGCGAAGAAACGCACTCGTAGGGCCGTGAAGTTCCAGAGGGCCATTACTGGAGCATCACTGGCTGAGATCATGGCCAAGAGGAACCAGAAGCCAGAGGTCCGCAAGGCCCAAAGGGAGCAGGCAATCAG GGCTGCTAAGGAGGCAAAGAAGGCTAAGCAGACAACAAAGAAGCCCTCAACAGGAAGCACCAAG GCTCCTACCAAGGCAGCACCCAAACAGAAGATTGCCAAGCCCATGAAAGTCAACGCCCCCCGTGTTGGAGGAAAACGTTAA
- the lig4 gene encoding DNA ligase 4 produces MEGNSKGGPGAEDRVADHVPFIHLCSTLEKIQRAKTRPDKVKYLKDFVDSWRKFHAALHKQESKTTDSFYSAMRLIVPSFERERMAYGIKENMLAKLYIDVLGLPKAGSEANKLLNYRAPTTSQEEAGDFAAMAYFVLKKRCNNQGELTVRQVNNFLDSVAIHNGKKQKDQVRKNLLHLITQTSALEQKWLIRMILKDMKLGISKETVLQVFHRDAAELYNVSTDLSKVCLQLHDPAVSLSEVSIGIFSAFKPMLAAVANIHQVEKQMNGKVFFVETKLDGERIQMHKDGDVYKYYTRNSFEYSEHFGTSPVQGSLTPYIHNVFKPHVVQCILDGEMMAYNPMTETLTQKGSRFDIKKLMDDSEMRTCFCVFDILLLNDQKFANEPLKKRHEILLQTLTPVKGRIQLVSRFEVSTTQEVVSALNEAIDNREEGIMVKDPMSIYKPDKRGEGWLKIKPEYVDGLMDEMDLLIVGGYWGKGRRGGMMSHFLCAVAETPPPGEKPSVFHTITRIGSGYTMNELYNLGLKLAKHWKVYRKSDPPAAILCATEKPEVYIEPSKSVIIQVKAAEIVTSDMYKTNCTLRFPRIERIRDDKEWHQCMTLNELNQYQSKASGKLASRHFHMQEGQPDRKKRKILPKLKKAVDVIGHFKSQDLSAITKESDMFEDVEFCVINGSEEHSKSELEKSLARCGGIVVQNPGNDTYCIIAGVENMRVKNLISADQHDIVWASWLLECLHQMQVVPWQPRHMIHTSPSTREHFAQEYDPYGDSYFVETDPPQLREVFSRISNTDLEYFCVGEVEEKCGWGDVPTSLFRPITAYVDRCTDIHDPTSATPGSCLDTCSLEFRFHGGTVVDRLEEGITHVIVAEDTRVLVMRTLRRQFKRKFKIVRDSWVTDSIQAGHLQNDVDYLM; encoded by the coding sequence ATGGAGGGAAACTCAAAAGGAGGCCCTGGTGCTGAAGACAGAGTGGCTGACCATGTGCCTTTCATTCACCTTTGTTCTACCCTTGAAAAAATCCAAAGGGCAAAAACACGTCCAGACAAAGTGAAGTATTTGAAGGACTTTGTAGATTCCTGGAGGAAATTTCATGCTGCTTTACACAAACAGGAGTCAAAGACTACAGACTCATTCTACTCTGCCATGCGCCTCATCGTCCCttcctttgagagagagaggatggcgtACGGAATCAAGGAGAATATGCTGGCCAAACTCTACATAGACGTTTTGGGCCTTCCAAAGGCTGGATCAGAGGCAAACAAACTCCTCAATTATCGTGCTCCGACGACCTCTCAGGAAGAGGCAGGGGACTTTGCAGCCATGGCTTACTTTGTCTTGAAGAAGCGCTGCAACAACCAGGGAGAGCTCACCGTCAGACAGGTGAACAACTTCCTCGACTCTGTTGCGATTCACAACGGCAAAAAGCAGAAAGACCAGGTCAGAAAGAACCTTCTCCATCTCATCACTCAGACTTCTGCCTTGGAACAGAAATGGCTGATCCGTATGATCTTGAAGGACATGAAGCTTGGCATAAGCAAGGAAACGGTGCTCCAGGTCTTCCACAGGGACGCTGCGGAGCTTTACAATGTCTCAACCGACCTGAGCAAGGTGTGTCTGCAGCTACACGACCCTGCGGTGTCCCTCAGCGAAGTCTCCATCGGGATCTTCTCTGCCTTCAAGCCCATGCTGGCAGCTGTGGCCAACATCCATCAGGTGGAGAAACAGATGAATGGCAAGGTCTTTTTCGTCGAGACAAAACTAGACGGCGAACGCATCCAAATGCACAAAGACGGAGACGTGTACAAGTACTACACCAGAAATTCTTTCGAGTATTCCGAGCACTTTGGTACTTCCCCGGTTCAGGGCTCCCTCACTCCTTACATCCACAATGTTTTCAAACCTCACGTAGTGCAGTGTATCCTGGACGGTGAGATGATGGCCTACAACCCAATGACCGAGACACTGACGCAAAAAGGTAGCAGATTTGACATAAAGAAGTTAATGGATGATTCAGAGATGCGaacgtgtttttgtgtttttgacaTACTTCTTCTGAACGACCAGAAATTTGCAAATGAGCCTCTCAAAAAGCGCCACGAAATCCTCTTGCAAACTCTTACGCCAGTGAAAGGTCGGATCCAGCTTGTCTCCAGATTCGAGGTCAGCACCACACAGGAGGTCGTCAGTGCCCTCAATGAAGCCATCGACAATCGGGAAGAAGGAATCATGGTGAAGGACCCCATGTCCATCTACAAACCAGACAAACGTGGGGAAGGATGGTTGAAGATCAAACCAGAGTACGTCGATGGCCTCATGGATGAGATGGACTTGCTGATTGTTGGTGGTTACTGGGGAAAAGGCAGACGAGGAGGGATGATGTCCCACTTCCTGTGTGCTGTGGCAGAAACGCCCCCTCCCGGGGAGAAGCCATCAGTCTTCCACACCATCACACGGATTGGTTCTGGCTACACGATGAACGAGTTATACAACCTTGGACTGAAGCTGGCGAAACACTGGAAGGTGTACCGCAAAAGTGACCCTCCCGCCGCTATACTGTGCGCCACTGAGAAACCTGAGGTGTACATTGAGCCATCAAAGTCTGTCATCATCCAAGTCAAGGCAGCTGAGATTGTGACCAGTGACATGTACAAGACGAACTGCACACTGCGCTTCCCTCGCATAGAAAGGATTCGGGACGACAAAGAGTGGCACCAGTGCATGACCTTAAATGAGCTGAATCAATATCAGAGCAAAGCATCTGGAAAACTGGCTTCCAGACACTTTCACATGCAGGAAGGGCAACCTGATAGGAAAAAGAGGAAGATCCTTCCTAAACTCAAGAAAGCTGTGGACGTGATTGGCCACTTCAAGTCTCAGGACCTGTCTGCCATAACGAAGGAATCAGACATGTTTGAAGATGTAGAGTTCTGTGTTATTAACGGCAGTGAGGAACACTCCAAATCGGAGCTGGAGAAAAGTCTGGCGCGATGTGGCGGAATTGTGGTGCAAAACCCTGGCAACGACACATACTGTATTATCGCAGGGGTCGAGAATATGAGGGTGAAAAACCTCATCTCCGCTGATCAACACGACATTGTCTGGGCCAGCTGGCTTCTGGAATGCTTGCACCAGATGCAGGTGGTCCCGTGGCAACCAAGGCATATGATCCACACGTCCCCATCCACACGGGAGCACTTTGCCCAGGAATATGACCCATACGGGGACAGCTATTTCGTCGAGACAGATCCACCGCAACTCAGGGAGGTTTTCAGCAGGATATCCAACACAGACCTGGAATACTTCTGTGTAGGGGAGGTGGAAGAGAAGTGTGGTTGGGGTGACGTGCCAACAAGCCTCTTCAGGCCCATCACAGCCTATGTGGATCGCTGCACAGACATCCACGACCCTACGAGTGCTACTCCAGGTTCTTGCTTGGACACGTGTTCACTCGAGTTCCGGTTTCATGGAGGTACTGTAGTGGACAGGCTTGAAGAAGGCATCACTCACGTCATTGTTGCAGAAGACACAAGAGTTCTGGTGATGAGGACACTCCGACGACAATTTAAGAGGAAATTTAAGATTGTGAGAGACTCGTGGGTTACTGACTCCATCCAAGCTGGCCATCTACAAAATGATGTGGACTACTTGATGTGA